A window of Leptolyngbyaceae cyanobacterium genomic DNA:
GATGTTTGATTCCTCGATTGGAAAATTCCCCTAATAGATTAGCAACGCTTTCTCCATGCCTAACAAAGAATAATTGCATAAAAAATTTCCCTCCTTTGTCCAGCTAATTTATAGCCATCCTATTTGAGTAATGAACCCCACCCTAGCCCTCCCCTTACCAAGGGGAGGGTTGGGAGGGGTCTAGTTGTTCGCAATTCATTTAGGATTGCTATATAAGGTGACTGTATAGAAAAAGTTTAATCTAAGTTTCTTTGTCTACAACCGAAAGAAATAATTTTTTGCACCAAATAGTAAGCGATTCATCGAAAAATGACTTATTCGCTGAATTTATTTCTTTAGGAAGATGGAATAAATATTTATATTTTTAATCTAGTAAATTAGATAAGTACGAAAAATTATGATACACCACTTTATTAATTAACAGATTTTTAGCAAAACTATCGAGCAACTTTTGGCGTCGATGACGTTAAATCACATATCAATTTCCATTCTTAACCCAGTAAATATTTATGACAGAGCGAAATTTGCCAGAGGTTTTGGAAAAAGTTTTCAGGGATAACACTACACCAGATGCGGTGTTTGCTGCTTTATTACCAGCATTGGGTGAAGTTTTAAAATGCGATCGCGTTTTTCTTTACCTGCATCATCCAGAAACCAGCTTCGGTCAAATTCCTTCAGAAACCAGCTTCGGTCAAATTCCTTACTGCTGGCGTCGCAGTCCGGAATATCCGGATATGACTGAACCGGAATGGAAAAAAGACCCGGAATCTTTACCCCAAGAAGACCCATTATTTGCCGCCGCTTTGCGTGCAGAACCTTCGATCTTTGTTGAAGATATTGAAACGGCTAGCCCCACTGTTCTGAACAAAGAATACGAACGCAAAAACTTCGGACATCGAGCCTTAATTCACGCTCACTTACGTCAGGATAATTCCCTCTGGGGGATTTTGCAACCCTGTGTTTTTGGGGAACCGAGAGTTTGGACGGATCGCGATCGCTTTGTCATCGATCGCGTAGTAGAAAAAATTACCCCAATGGCTGTAACTTACGTAAAAAAGTTTAATTAATCGCGATCGTTCTCCTACCGAGACAGTTGCAATAAAGTAGAATTCAGCAGTTAAAAAAAATTTTTTCAGCTACTAACCTAAGAGACTAAGCGAAAGAAAATCAATTCGCGTTCGGTTTTGCCTTTCCTTTTCCCTTATTTAAGATACCCATACCTATTTTGGGTTAATCGTCAACAAAATATTAGCTTACCACCTTTTTTTAAAAACGAAGTATAATCATTTTTATCAAATTTAAAGAGGAAATGGTATTACTTATTTCGATAAATAGTTGCCAAACAAGTGACGGTTCCGCAACTAAGCAAACTAATCAAATTCCCATACATTAAAATATAGTCATCTTGGTAATATCCGTAAAGCACGCCATTAAGTTGAATCAGGTTAAATCCGAAAAAAGTAACCAATGATATATTTTTAGCACTTTTCGTTTCAAGAATTCTAAGTGCTTGAGGAATAAACAAGCTAGCATTGAAGATAAAACCTAGTCCGAAAAAGAACGTCACTATTTCTTGCATAGATAACAGGATTCTTACCAAATAGCATTGCCAACTATGCTAAATGCCAGGAAAACCGATTTGCTTCTCTATAAAGTAGGATTTATTGATATCCGGCTGCCTGGATTGAAAAAAGCTTTTGATAAATCCCCTTTGCTGCCAACAACTCAGCGTGAGTTCCTTCTTCTACAATAGTTCCCCCTTCCAATACTACAATTTTGTCAGCCATTCGCACGGTAGAAAAACGATGGGAAATCAAAACAACCATCTGATTTTGAGTTAGTTGCGATAAGCGATCGAAAATCTCTGCTTCTCCCATCGCATCCATCGCTGCCGTTGGTTCATCTAGCACTAAAATATCGGCCTCATTTCGCATAAATGCCCGTGACAGAGCAATTTTTTGCCACTGTCCCCCAGAAAGTTCAACTCCTCCTTTAAACCAACGCCCTAACTGAGTAAAAAAACCAGCAGGCATGGATTCAATAAAAGGTTTAGATTGACCTTTTTTAGCAGCAATTTCCCAACGTTCTACATTTTCTAAATGCTTTACATCGCCAACGCCTACATTTTCGCCCACCGTAAAGTGATAACGCACGAAATCTTGAAAGATTACACTAATTCGAGAATGCAATAAGGAAAGATCCCATAATTCTAAATCTAATCCATCTAACAAAATACGTCCCTTTGAAGGTACGTACAATCTAGTTAAAAGTTTAATTAAAGTGGTTTTTCCAGAACCGTTTCCCCCTACTATTGCCAGTTTTTCTCCCGGTTTAAGATGTAATGAAACTCCTTGTAAAGCAGGTTTATTGCTACCGGGATAAGCAAAATAAACATTCTCAAATCGCACCCCATCATTGGGAATTAAACCTTGAGTAGCTTTGCCTTGAGGTTGAGGAATTTCTTGTTCTAGGAATTCGTAAAGATTAGATAGATATAGGTTATCTTCATACATTCCCCCAATGGAAGTAAGGGCAGAGGAAAAGGTAGATTGTCCTTGCTGGAATACCATTAAGTACATCGTCATTTCCCCAAGGGTGATCCGATTTGCGATCGCTTCCAGTACAATCCAACCATAAGCAGCATAAAACGCCCCCGTACTCAATAGTCCCAGCAGATAGCCCCAAATTCCCCGTTTAATCGTTAAATTGCGGTCTTCAGCATATAATCGAGTAAAAATATCCCGATATCGTTGCAGCAACATTGACCCCAATTGGTACAGCTTCACCTCTTTGGCGTAATCTTCCCTAGCAATCAAAGTTTCCAAATAAGTTTGCTGTCTAGTCTCTGGAGAACGCCAGCGAAACAAGCGAAACGCGGCTTCTGCAAAGCGAGTTTCCGCAATAAAAGCCGGTACGGAAGAAAAAGCTAATACTGCTACTGCCCAGATCGACAATTGCCACAACAAACCGCTGTAAGCAATCAAAGAAAGACCATCTTGAACTAACTTAAAAGTGCGGTTTACTAAACTTAAAGGACGACTCGATGCTTCTCGTCTTGCCGTATTTATTTTGTCATAAAATTCGGAATCTTCAAAATGAGTAAGTTCGAGGGTAAGCGCTTTTTCTAAAATCAGTACGTTAACTTTTTGGCCTAATTGAACTCTCAGCAAAGATTGACAAATAGCCAGACTTCTTTGAGTGCCTGTCAATAAAATGACTAGGAAAGCTTCTATTCCCACATAAAATAAAGCTAACCACCGTGCATTTGCCAATCCAGATTGGGAAGCATTCACCACCGCATCCACAATTAATTTGCCGACATAAGCAACTGCTGCTGGTAACAAACCAGCCATCAATGTGAAAATAGCAAATAAAATTGTCAGGGTGCGATTGGTAGCCCAAACTAACCTAATAGCGCGAATGTTGTATTGGAATAAAGAAAGAGATTGGCGTAAACGTTGCCAAAAATCTTTTGGAGAATTATCTTTGATTTGACGACTCATATTCTTATTTTTAACAAACAAATCTACTGTTAGCTAGATACGAAGAGCGACTCGAATTTGGCATATTGACTGAAAAAAGCACGAAGAGCGATTAATTATGGGACTTTTAGACCAAATTTTGAGTGCTGTGAATAATTCTGACCAGCAAGCTAGTTCCGGTCAGCTTGCTAGCATTCTCAGCACTGTCCAGCAGTTGAGCGATAGCTACGGCACAAATCCCTCAAACGTACAATCTGCGATGTCTATCGTGGGAAATTTCGTTCGTTCTGCCTTGCAGCAAAAGCAAGCTACTGAAGGTTACGAACAGGCGCAGGGTATTGTCAATCACTATGGCGGTACTTATCCTAACCCGCAAGCTGTGGATGCTTTGTTCGGCTCTTCTCAAGTACAGCAAATCGTTCAGGCTGTCGCCCAGAGAACTGGTTTAGATGCCAATACGATTCGAGGTATGCTACCTATCTTGGTTCCTTTGGTATTAAATTTACTGCAAACTGGCACGAATTCTCAAAATCCTCAGCAAGGAGGGAATCCCGTATTGAGTACGTTTTTAGATGCTGATGGCGATGGCGATGTAGATATTGCCGATGCCATGATGATGGCGGGTCGTTATTTAACTCAAAGGTAAATCAAAAGACAGAATTCAGGATTAAAATAATTCTGAATTCTGTCTCCTCAACAAAATATTCATTATTTTCGGCATCAAAATAAACATAGAATTTTAGATCTTAGATTTTCAATTCAATCTAAAACCTAAAATCTAAAATCTAAAATTACCAATGGGCTTGTGGCCCAGCCCAACTATGTTTCACCTGATTACCAAAAACGATCGGTTGGTCTTTTTTAGTTGCCACCACAGTACGACCGCCAAAATTAACTGCCCATAAAGGTGGTGTTTCGTCGCCTAATTCCCCAGCCCGAAAAATTACTTGGTCGGATTTAACTTGGCTCCAACCTAACAATACGGCATTACTGTACTTAATTTTGCCAGGAGCGATCGTCCTGGCGCGATTTTGTTGCCGATCCCAAACAACCGCGTAGTCAGAAGCATCCGAGGTGTTGAACAAGCCCTCAAATTGACGTCCTAATAAGCGATCGCCATTTGATGACCAAGACACTGGAATTAAGATGGAAATTACCCCTGGTTTATCTCCAGGTTCATTTCTTTTCAAAGGATTATTTGCTAAGGGAGAACTAGCGTTTACTACCCGCAATCTACCTGTAGAAAGATCTTCTACAAACATTACGCTACTAACGCGACTGCGGTACATATCCCGCTGTACTTGGATTTGGATGCGGCTGTAAGCCGCATACTTCCCATCTGGGGACACCAACGATGGAGTGCGATAGAAACGGACTCCCGAACCTTGAGTTAAACTGACTTCATCTTGAGTATCTACAATCCAATTCCAAGGAATCGGATGGGGGCTGTTTAGGGGGTCAGTTTGTCCCGATTCTACGCTAGCAGAAGCATTTGCCGGCACTGCGATCGCTTTTTGGAAACGCTGGCTGACTGTCGCTCGAACTTTTTGTGACTTTTTCGCCACCGCCGATGAGTCTAGAGCAACTATTGACGAAATGAGGAGTAGGATCACTGCCAAGGTTAGCTGGTATGGCTTGACAGATAACCATTTACGAAGTAACGGGTATTGCAGCATCTATAAGTCTCTACATAGTATTCCTAGTGTGAGGAGGAACACCCAAGGACTGCTTGAGCTTACTTATATCTATTTATATCAAGAGATTGATGTTTTAATTTGTCAATCTATTAATCTTCTTAAGATGATTCAACAATTGTTTGCACAACTAAAAAAAATTAAACTTTAGATGGCAATCGTAACAAAGTCGAGATAATATCGCAAATGTTAAGTTAACTTGATGTTTGAAGAGTGTTGGGATGAGGAAAGGTAAGTGAAGGAACATTCCGATGGATCTGGCTCTAAAGGTCGATTTTTACTGGTTTTTATCTTCCGATTGCTTCTTTTATTGGTAGGAGGCACCTTAGCAGCCTTAGGGGGAGTTGCGATCGCGATCGTTCGTCCAGATCGCAGCCCGGAAAAACCCTTAGTAGCAAAAATATTACCTCTACCGGGAGATGCTAAAAATCTCTTAAATCTTCTCGATAATTCTCCTACCGAACCAGCAAAACCTCAGTTAGAAGGAAAAGTAATTCCTCCACCAGCCAAACTGACCCCACAGCAAAAACAAAAATTGGAAACAGACTTAAATCAACTACAAACACAGTTGAAAAACTTGCGCGATCGCACCACTACGATCGAAAAACAACTCGGTAGCGACAATTCCAACGAAGCATTAGAAACTCGCCTAGAAGTGATATCCCAGCAACTCAAACCAACCGCTCAAGCCAAACCAGCGAAAAACTCCCCACCAGTCCGATCGGCATCTCAAATCGCCTATTCCTCCACGCCCCTGATTCCCTCAGATACCC
This region includes:
- a CDS encoding PQ-loop domain-containing transporter — its product is MQEIVTFFFGLGFIFNASLFIPQALRILETKSAKNISLVTFFGFNLIQLNGVLYGYYQDDYILMYGNLISLLSCGTVTCLATIYRNK
- a CDS encoding GAF domain-containing protein, with amino-acid sequence MTERNLPEVLEKVFRDNTTPDAVFAALLPALGEVLKCDRVFLYLHHPETSFGQIPSETSFGQIPYCWRRSPEYPDMTEPEWKKDPESLPQEDPLFAAALRAEPSIFVEDIETASPTVLNKEYERKNFGHRALIHAHLRQDNSLWGILQPCVFGEPRVWTDRDRFVIDRVVEKITPMAVTYVKKFN
- a CDS encoding ABC transporter ATP-binding protein, with the translated sequence MSRQIKDNSPKDFWQRLRQSLSLFQYNIRAIRLVWATNRTLTILFAIFTLMAGLLPAAVAYVGKLIVDAVVNASQSGLANARWLALFYVGIEAFLVILLTGTQRSLAICQSLLRVQLGQKVNVLILEKALTLELTHFEDSEFYDKINTARREASSRPLSLVNRTFKLVQDGLSLIAYSGLLWQLSIWAVAVLAFSSVPAFIAETRFAEAAFRLFRWRSPETRQQTYLETLIAREDYAKEVKLYQLGSMLLQRYRDIFTRLYAEDRNLTIKRGIWGYLLGLLSTGAFYAAYGWIVLEAIANRITLGEMTMYLMVFQQGQSTFSSALTSIGGMYEDNLYLSNLYEFLEQEIPQPQGKATQGLIPNDGVRFENVYFAYPGSNKPALQGVSLHLKPGEKLAIVGGNGSGKTTLIKLLTRLYVPSKGRILLDGLDLELWDLSLLHSRISVIFQDFVRYHFTVGENVGVGDVKHLENVERWEIAAKKGQSKPFIESMPAGFFTQLGRWFKGGVELSGGQWQKIALSRAFMRNEADILVLDEPTAAMDAMGEAEIFDRLSQLTQNQMVVLISHRFSTVRMADKIVVLEGGTIVEEGTHAELLAAKGIYQKLFSIQAAGYQ
- a CDS encoding DUF937 domain-containing protein → MGLLDQILSAVNNSDQQASSGQLASILSTVQQLSDSYGTNPSNVQSAMSIVGNFVRSALQQKQATEGYEQAQGIVNHYGGTYPNPQAVDALFGSSQVQQIVQAVAQRTGLDANTIRGMLPILVPLVLNLLQTGTNSQNPQQGGNPVLSTFLDADGDGDVDIADAMMMAGRYLTQR
- a CDS encoding OmpA family protein; its protein translation is MKEHSDGSGSKGRFLLVFIFRLLLLLVGGTLAALGGVAIAIVRPDRSPEKPLVAKILPLPGDAKNLLNLLDNSPTEPAKPQLEGKVIPPPAKLTPQQKQKLETDLNQLQTQLKNLRDRTTTIEKQLGSDNSNEALETRLEVISQQLKPTAQAKPAKNSPPVRSASQIAYSSTPLIPSDTLTAILPADALFQDNEAVMFPEARLVLDRLVSELQKYPNSTVRIAVHTDGAGELENNRILSFRRAEAVGQYLSSLLGNKYHWVILGYGETRQIAPNDTQTNMQRNRRLEIAVEPK